The genomic stretch ATACAATTCCTTCAGTTTGGCGGGAACAACAAATTCCGGATTGGTCGGATCTTCTTTTTCCATGACACCTTTCAGTGTGGTGTAGTATTTATAATGTACTCCGTCTTTAGGGTTATATGACTTCACATTACCGTATGTCAGGCGGATAGTGAAATTTGCATCCGGGGCTTTGGGTTCCGGTGAATACATTTCACACAGGCCGCGTACATAAGTTTTATGTAATAAGTCCATGCCTTTCATAGATTCGGTCAGTTCGTTTCCCAGCTTGTTCATCAAGTCATATTTAGCCCGTACATATGCTGTCATCGGATCTTTTTCTATGGCTTTCACGGTAGGTTTCTTGATGAATTTATTGAAATTCGCTTCGTTGGAGAAGATGGAATTGTCATAACAATGGTCTACGTATGCATCATAATTCCCTTTGAAATCCTTCTGGATGGTGGTGTAGAAGGCAGGTAAGGCATCGGCAGGAACCATTTCGGCATACAGGGGCAACAGAGCTTTGGCCACTTTGCGGTCTACTTCATGATCGTAGTCCTTGTTATGTACATCGGCATATACTTTTTTCAGCGTTTCAATATTTTTATTAATCGCTTCTTTATCTTTATTTTTGATTGCTTCTTTCAGCTTGTCCAGAATCAGATAAGGAGTGCCGAATTCTATACCTCCTTGAAAGACTTCACGGAAACAGGTGTAGTTATAAAGAATAGGATTACTCTTTTCGATGGCGGCATCAATTTCGCTGACTACTTTTTCATAATCGGTGTTGCCTTTGGCTTTAGCAAATGCTGCGAACTTGGCTTCCTGTCCTGCTTTTGTTTCCAATACCTTATTGTCGATAATGGCTTTATTCATACCGATAGAGTTTTTCCAATAGTTGCTGGAACCTGCATATTTGCTGGCGTATTGGATACGTACCTTGTCACTGGCAGCCATTTCTTTCTTCAGTACATCCTGACGCACACCACGTATGCGGATACGGGGTTCGTTGGTGGAATGCATCCGTTGTTTCACTTCACTTTGAGTTAGATAGCGGTTGGTGCTTCCGGGGAATCCCATAATCATGGCATAGTCACCCTCGTTAATACCTTTCAGGGAGATAGCCAGATGCTTTTTGGCTTTCAGAGGAACATTGTTTTCATTATATTCTGCCGGTTCGCCGTTGGCATCCGCATAAATGCGGAAGACGGAGAAGTCGCAAGTATGACGGGGCCACATCCAGTTGTCTGTTTCACCACCGAATTTACCGATGGCTGAAGGTGGAGCGGCAACCATGCGTACGTCGCTGTAGGTTTTCAGATAAATCAGATAGAATTTATTGCCTGCATAGAAAGGCAGAGCTTGTGCGCTGATACCTGCTTTCCCGTTCAGGTCACTGGCTTTCAGTTCCTCGTCGGCCAGTTTTTTTAGGAAGTCGTATTCAAAGGTTTCCTCTTCTTTTACTTCGCCTGATTTTACTTTATTGTTTACTTTATCTGTGACATCAACAATGCGTTCTACAAATTTGAACTTCAATCCCGGAGTCGGCAGCTCTTCTTTGCGGCTTTTTGCCCAAAAACCATCAGTCAGATAGTCATGTTCTACCGAGCTATGTTGCTGTATCGCTCCGTAGCCACAGTGGTGGTTGGTCAGGATCAGTCCGTCCGGTGAGATGATTTCACCGGTACATCCTCCTCCGAAAATGCCTACTGCATCTTTTAATGAAACGCGGTTCGGGTTATAAATGTCGTCTGCTTCCAGCAGTAAGCCTTGTGCTTTCATGCGGTCTGCCAAATGCTGCTCTTGCATCAGTTGCAACAGCCACATACCTTCGTCTGCCTTCGACGGCAAGAATGCTACACACATCAATGCGAGCAATAAAAGTTTGAATTTTTTCATGTTGTGTACTAATTGTTATTTCTTTATCCTTATATCGGTTACAAAAATAGAAAAAAAGAGGGAACTTTGCACTATAAATTGCCTTCTCGGTAATAATCTTCTATTTAGTTTTAAATTTTAATAAAATGTTTTTGTCACTAAATTATAGATTGTACCTTTGTATGCGAAAAATAGTAATGGGGCGTAGATAAGCATGAATAAACTTTTTTTCTCTGTGGTATCTTTATTGGCTTTTACTTCATGTGCCAGTGAGTATAAGATAGAAGGTAGTTCTTCTGTTTCTCGTCTGGATGGGAAAATGCTATTTGTAAAAGTTCCTAGTGGAGACCGGATGCTGAGTATTGATTCGGCAGAGGTGATTCATGGAATGTTCAAGATGGAAGGTATAACCGATTCTACTTCAATGGCATCCTTGTATATGGATGATGAGAGTATCATGCCTTTTGTCATTGAAAAAGGAAAAATATCCATCAGTATCGACAATGCCCGTATTGTAGTTACCGGAACTCCGTTGAATGATCGTCTGTATGATTTTGTGGGAAAAAAGACTTCTTTGGACGACAGAGCGTACGAGCTGGAGCGTCAGGAGAGCCGTATGATTATGGATGGAAAAGCGCCGGATGAAATTCAACGTGAGATAACGAGAGAACGTGAGAAACTGGCTGCTGAAATGAATGCATTGGCTAAGGAGTTTATCCAGAAGAATTATGATAATGTATTGGGACCGGGTGTTTTCATTATGTTGTGCAGCAATTTTCCTTATCCTGTCATGACTCCCTTGATTGAGGAAATTATAGAGGAGGCTCCTGACCGATTTAAAAACAACTCCTTGGTAAAGGAGTATGTGACGGTAGCCCGTTCGAATATGGAAAAATTAAAAGCTCCCCATTAATGAGGAGCCTTTTTTATCTGTCTTGGTCTGGATTGTCTATCTTTCCTTGATATTTTTCAGGTAAGTCTTTCTCAATTTCCCTGTAAGCCTCTTCCATGGTCGCTTTGATGTTTTCCATTCCCTGGCTTTGCGGATAAATGGGCTTGTGTACGACTAATGTCATAGGATGCCAGGATATAAAACCGCCGGTACGGGGAAGAATATTAAAGGAGCCGATAATAGTGAGTGGTACTACGGGAAGTTGCAAATCATCCGCCAGTTGGAAAGCGCCTTTCTTAAAATATCCCATGTGCCCGGTAAAAGTACGTGCACCTTCGGGAAATACCACTAGAGAAGTTCCATTCTGTAGTACGTGACGGGCATGTTCTATGGTTTCTATTACTTTCTTGGGACCGGATTTATCAACGAATATATGTCCGGCAGCTTCACAGGCTTTGCCGACGAAAGGCATTTTGCGCAGACTTTTTTTCATCATCCATTTAAAGTTTCGTCCCAGAAAACCATAAATAAGGAAGATATCGAAAGATCCTTGATGATTGGCTACAAACACGTAGGATGTTTTTTTAAGTACTTCCGGATGTCCTACTACCTTGACAGGAATAAGTAATACATAGCAGAAAAGCTGTGACCATATCTTTCCCGGATAATATCCCCAAAAATGCGGATCGCCTATCCATGAACCAATAATGGTAACTATTGCTGTAAGTATGGTTAATACCAGCAAAATGGGAAGTGCTATGAATAGTTGGTATAAAATATATAGTACTTTCATTTGTCTGAATTTTAGTTGTACAAAGATAGAAAAACTATTTTATATTTTATGTAACGTGATTACAGTAATTTCCGGCCATGCTCCAAGGCGCATAGGAAACATCAGATAGCCTAAACCGATATTGACAAACAAGGATTGTTTTCCTTCCTGGTATAAACCGTTGTGTTCGGGATATACGAATTTGGCAGGAGAGAAGCCAAACAGGCTGAATTGCATTTCATGGGTGTGTCCTGAAAGCATTAGCTGTACATCACTTTCCGGCAAGACTTCTCTGTGCCAATGAGTGGGGTCATGGCTCATTAATATTTTATACATTCCTTCCGTTCCTTTTAATGCTTTCTGCAGATCTCCATGATTGGGAAATGGGGGATTTCCGCTGTTCTCTACACCTGCCAAGGCTATACTGTCTCCATGATGATGTAGAATGACATGATCGTTATTGAGCATCTTCCATCCCATTGCAGCCTGTTTGGATTTCAAGCTGTTTAGATTGGCTTCTTGAGCTTCTTCTGTTTCCCATTTTATATAAGGAGAATAGTCATGGTTGCCTAAAACGGAATACACTCCGTCTTTTCCTTTTATCTGTTCTAGAATAGGGATAAATTCGTCCAATTCCGTTGCCACGTTATTGACCAAGTCACCTGTAAAAAGTACCAAGTCGGCATGTTGTGCATTAATGAGGTTTACAGCTTTCTGTAAGGCAGCACTGTTGCCGGTCCAGCTACCGGAATGGATATCAGATATTTGTACAATGCGGTAGCCGTCAAAACCGCTAGGAAGTTCATCGGAACTGATGGTTACCTCCCTGATTTGAAAATGTTGTTTTCCTTCGGTTGCTCCATATACTACATATACTAAAGAGGCTAAAGCCAATCCTCCCGCTACATATCCTCCATACAGTT from Phocaeicola dorei encodes the following:
- a CDS encoding S46 family peptidase — its product is MKKFKLLLLALMCVAFLPSKADEGMWLLQLMQEQHLADRMKAQGLLLEADDIYNPNRVSLKDAVGIFGGGCTGEIISPDGLILTNHHCGYGAIQQHSSVEHDYLTDGFWAKSRKEELPTPGLKFKFVERIVDVTDKVNNKVKSGEVKEEETFEYDFLKKLADEELKASDLNGKAGISAQALPFYAGNKFYLIYLKTYSDVRMVAAPPSAIGKFGGETDNWMWPRHTCDFSVFRIYADANGEPAEYNENNVPLKAKKHLAISLKGINEGDYAMIMGFPGSTNRYLTQSEVKQRMHSTNEPRIRIRGVRQDVLKKEMAASDKVRIQYASKYAGSSNYWKNSIGMNKAIIDNKVLETKAGQEAKFAAFAKAKGNTDYEKVVSEIDAAIEKSNPILYNYTCFREVFQGGIEFGTPYLILDKLKEAIKNKDKEAINKNIETLKKVYADVHNKDYDHEVDRKVAKALLPLYAEMVPADALPAFYTTIQKDFKGNYDAYVDHCYDNSIFSNEANFNKFIKKPTVKAIEKDPMTAYVRAKYDLMNKLGNELTESMKGMDLLHKTYVRGLCEMYSPEPKAPDANFTIRLTYGNVKSYNPKDGVHYKYYTTLKGVMEKEDPTNPEFVVPAKLKELYEAKDFGRYALPNGDMPACFLTTNDITGGNSGSPVINGNGELIGAAFDGNWESLSGDINFDNNLQRCIAVDIRYVLFIIDKLGGCKHLIDEMTIVE
- a CDS encoding DUF4369 domain-containing protein, with product MNKLFFSVVSLLAFTSCASEYKIEGSSSVSRLDGKMLFVKVPSGDRMLSIDSAEVIHGMFKMEGITDSTSMASLYMDDESIMPFVIEKGKISISIDNARIVVTGTPLNDRLYDFVGKKTSLDDRAYELERQESRMIMDGKAPDEIQREITREREKLAAEMNALAKEFIQKNYDNVLGPGVFIMLCSNFPYPVMTPLIEEIIEEAPDRFKNNSLVKEYVTVARSNMEKLKAPH
- a CDS encoding lysophospholipid acyltransferase family protein gives rise to the protein MKVLYILYQLFIALPILLVLTILTAIVTIIGSWIGDPHFWGYYPGKIWSQLFCYVLLIPVKVVGHPEVLKKTSYVFVANHQGSFDIFLIYGFLGRNFKWMMKKSLRKMPFVGKACEAAGHIFVDKSGPKKVIETIEHARHVLQNGTSLVVFPEGARTFTGHMGYFKKGAFQLADDLQLPVVPLTIIGSFNILPRTGGFISWHPMTLVVHKPIYPQSQGMENIKATMEEAYREIEKDLPEKYQGKIDNPDQDR
- a CDS encoding metallophosphoesterase, translated to MMLIKLFLFFLVLLILPDMYIYKAYIRRVSQKWTHWAYWLPSLFLLLGMTLVFSIHEPRPDSMQRLSNFLLIFLCFSVPKALFVIVILFMKLLYIISGKKLYGGYVAGGLALASLVYVVYGATEGKQHFQIREVTISSDELPSGFDGYRIVQISDIHSGSWTGNSAALQKAVNLINAQHADLVLFTGDLVNNVATELDEFIPILEQIKGKDGVYSVLGNHDYSPYIKWETEEAQEANLNSLKSKQAAMGWKMLNNDHVILHHHGDSIALAGVENSGNPPFPNHGDLQKALKGTEGMYKILMSHDPTHWHREVLPESDVQLMLSGHTHEMQFSLFGFSPAKFVYPEHNGLYQEGKQSLFVNIGLGYLMFPMRLGAWPEITVITLHKI